One window of Pseudomonas sp. ML2-2023-3 genomic DNA carries:
- the dibA gene encoding phosphodiesterase DibA: protein MSVSSRDALRTALLYGLLSVFWLLTTDHLLNSYFDDSAQLAHWQLINGYVFAFFSAVLIFFARARLFGFLGMSPGLKRQRQDQERLRQAAVVFDCTREGVLVTDSRGVIVHVNRALVEITGYSAEEVLGHRPNMFKSGRHGPAFYEAIFKSIDESGDWHGEIWNRRKSGEIYPQWQTVRSITDDKGQVTHYVAVFSDISAIKNSQSELARLVHHDPLTDLPNRLLFTDRTEQALASAQRHQTGCALLMVDLDHFKIINDSLGHNVGDLLLKAVADRLQRVFGKGFTVARLGGDEFAVLVDNCPQVAHAANAAQQVLEVMKGAFDVDKHQLFISASIGISVFPKDALNAEQLLRNADSALFKAKSTGREGYALYTEELTAHAQYRIEVAGDLRRALEQHELRVYYQPVHDLQTSRLIGVEALVRWEHPLRGLLSPGEFIPIAERTGLIAEIDAWVLEQACWQMVQWQAAGLKLSFVAVNISSRLFARPELYTLVSTVLADTGLDPALLELEVTESAVMDNSQVALEQMHRLRALGLRLAIDDFGTGFSSLLRLKRLPVQKLKIDQGFVAGLPGDNDDVAIVRAVIALGQSMGLQVHAEGIEQVEQARFLLDLNCNLGQGYWFGRPMPATELDWQRAPAIRG, encoded by the coding sequence ATGTCTGTTTCCTCCCGAGATGCCTTGCGTACGGCCTTGTTATACGGGCTGCTATCGGTTTTCTGGCTGTTGACAACTGATCATTTATTGAACAGTTATTTCGATGATTCAGCGCAGCTGGCGCATTGGCAGCTGATAAACGGTTATGTTTTTGCCTTTTTCAGTGCCGTACTGATTTTCTTCGCCCGGGCTCGCCTGTTCGGTTTTTTGGGCATGAGCCCCGGCTTGAAGCGTCAGCGTCAGGATCAGGAACGCTTGCGCCAGGCGGCCGTGGTCTTTGATTGCACGCGCGAAGGGGTGCTGGTCACCGATAGTCGCGGTGTAATTGTGCATGTGAACCGAGCGTTGGTTGAGATCACCGGTTACTCGGCCGAAGAGGTGCTGGGCCATCGACCGAACATGTTCAAGTCGGGTCGCCATGGTCCTGCGTTCTATGAGGCGATCTTCAAGTCGATAGACGAAAGCGGTGACTGGCACGGAGAGATCTGGAACCGGCGTAAAAGTGGCGAGATTTACCCGCAATGGCAGACAGTCCGCTCGATTACCGATGACAAGGGTCAGGTCACTCACTATGTCGCGGTTTTTTCAGACATTTCCGCGATCAAGAACTCCCAGAGCGAACTGGCACGACTTGTTCATCACGATCCGCTGACTGACTTGCCCAATCGACTGTTGTTTACTGACCGTACCGAGCAGGCTCTGGCTTCTGCGCAGCGCCATCAGACGGGCTGTGCGCTGCTGATGGTCGACCTCGACCACTTCAAGATCATCAACGACAGCTTGGGCCATAACGTCGGTGATCTTTTGCTCAAGGCAGTCGCGGACCGTTTGCAGAGGGTATTTGGCAAAGGCTTCACCGTGGCTCGACTGGGTGGCGATGAGTTTGCCGTGCTGGTCGATAATTGCCCGCAAGTGGCCCATGCCGCCAATGCTGCGCAACAGGTGCTGGAGGTCATGAAAGGCGCCTTCGATGTCGATAAACACCAGCTGTTTATCAGCGCCAGTATCGGTATCAGCGTATTCCCCAAAGACGCATTGAATGCCGAGCAATTGCTGCGCAATGCCGACTCGGCCCTGTTCAAGGCCAAAAGCACAGGGCGTGAAGGCTATGCCTTGTACACCGAAGAGCTGACAGCCCATGCGCAGTACCGTATTGAGGTGGCCGGGGATTTGCGCCGTGCCCTGGAACAGCACGAGCTGCGTGTGTATTACCAGCCTGTGCACGATCTGCAAACCAGTCGCCTGATTGGTGTTGAGGCGCTGGTGCGCTGGGAACATCCACTGCGGGGGCTGTTGTCGCCGGGAGAGTTTATTCCGATCGCCGAGCGCACTGGATTGATTGCAGAAATTGACGCCTGGGTGCTGGAGCAGGCCTGTTGGCAGATGGTTCAGTGGCAAGCGGCTGGCCTGAAATTGTCATTTGTGGCGGTGAACATTTCCAGCCGGTTATTTGCGCGACCCGAGCTGTACACGCTGGTTTCAACGGTGCTGGCAGACACGGGGCTGGACCCTGCATTGCTGGAGCTGGAAGTGACCGAAAGTGCGGTGATGGATAACTCTCAAGTCGCACTGGAACAGATGCATCGTCTGCGAGCGCTGGGTTTGCGCCTGGCCATCGATGATTTTGGCACCGGCTTTTCATCGTTGCTGCGACTCAAGCGGTTGCCTGTACAGAAACTGAAAATTGATCAGGGATTTGTCGCCGGGTTGCCCGGGGACAATGACGATGTGGCGATCGTGCGTGCCGTCATTGCGCTGGGACAAAGCATGGGCTTGCAGGTGCACGCCGAGGGGATCGAGCAGGTCGAGCAGGCGCGGTTCCTGCTCGACCTCAACTGCAACCTGGGTCAGGGCTACTGGTTCGGGCGCCCGATGCCGGCCACGGAACTGGACTGGCAGCGAGCCCCCGCCATTCGCGGCTGA
- the argH gene encoding argininosuccinate lyase yields the protein MSTDKTNQSWGGRFSEPVDAFVARFTASVTFDQRLYRHDIMGSVAHATMLAKVGVLTDAERDSIIDGLKSIQSEIEAGTFDWRIDLEDVHMNIEARLTDRIGVTGKKLHTGRSRNDQVATDIRLWLRDEIDVILAEITRLQKGLLEQAEREAETIMPGFTHLQTAQPVTFGHHMLAWFEMLSRDYERLVDCRKRTNRMPLGSAALAGTTYPIDREFTAQLLSFDAVGGNSLDNVSDRDFAIEFCAAASIAMMHLSRFSEELVLWTSAQFQFIDLPDRFCTGSSIMPQKKNPDVPELVRGKSGRVFGALMGLLTLMKGQPLAYNKDNQEDKEPLFDAADTLRDSLRAFADMIPAIKPKHAIMREAALRGFSTATDLADYLVRRGLPFRDCHEIVGHAVKYGVETGKDLAEMSLEELRQFSDQIEDDVFAVLTLEGSVNARDHIGGTAPAQVKAAVVRGKALLATR from the coding sequence ATGAGCACCGACAAGACCAATCAGTCCTGGGGCGGCCGCTTCAGTGAACCCGTCGACGCCTTCGTTGCGCGTTTCACCGCCTCCGTCACTTTCGACCAGCGCCTTTATCGCCACGACATCATGGGCTCCGTGGCTCACGCCACCATGCTGGCCAAGGTCGGCGTGCTGACCGATGCCGAGCGCGACAGCATTATCGATGGCCTCAAGTCCATCCAGAGCGAAATCGAAGCCGGCACGTTTGACTGGCGCATCGATCTGGAAGATGTGCACATGAACATCGAAGCGCGCCTGACCGATCGCATCGGCGTAACCGGCAAAAAGCTGCACACCGGTCGCAGCCGTAACGACCAGGTAGCTACCGATATTCGCCTGTGGTTGCGTGATGAAATCGACGTGATCCTGGCTGAAATTACTCGCCTGCAAAAAGGCCTGCTGGAGCAGGCAGAGCGCGAAGCCGAAACCATCATGCCCGGCTTTACGCACCTGCAAACCGCACAGCCCGTGACATTCGGTCACCACATGCTGGCGTGGTTCGAGATGCTCAGCCGCGACTACGAGCGTCTTGTCGACTGCCGCAAACGCACCAACCGCATGCCTCTGGGCAGCGCCGCACTGGCGGGCACCACCTACCCGATCGACCGCGAATTCACGGCTCAATTGCTGAGCTTTGACGCTGTTGGCGGCAACTCGCTGGACAACGTGTCCGATCGCGACTTCGCCATCGAATTCTGCGCCGCGGCCAGTATTGCGATGATGCACCTGTCTCGCTTCTCCGAAGAGCTGGTGCTCTGGACCAGCGCACAGTTCCAGTTCATCGATCTGCCGGACCGCTTCTGCACCGGCAGTTCGATCATGCCGCAAAAGAAAAACCCCGACGTGCCAGAACTGGTACGTGGCAAAAGTGGCCGTGTATTCGGTGCACTGATGGGCCTGTTGACCCTGATGAAGGGCCAGCCGCTGGCCTACAACAAGGACAACCAGGAAGACAAGGAGCCGCTGTTCGACGCAGCCGACACCTTGCGCGACTCGTTGCGCGCCTTTGCCGACATGATCCCGGCGATCAAGCCCAAGCACGCAATCATGCGTGAAGCGGCATTGCGCGGGTTCTCGACCGCTACCGACCTGGCCGACTACCTGGTTCGCCGTGGCCTGCCGTTCCGTGACTGCCACGAAATCGTCGGCCATGCCGTTAAATACGGTGTCGAGACGGGCAAGGATCTGGCAGAAATGAGCCTCGAAGAACTGCGCCAGTTCAGCGATCAGATCGAAGACGACGTGTTTGCCGTGCTGACGCTGGAAGGTTCGGTCAATGCCCGCGATCACATCGGCGGCACCGCGCCGGCGCAAGTGAAAGCAGCTGTTGTTCGTGGCAAGGCGTTGTTGGCTACCCGCTAA
- a CDS encoding HDOD domain-containing protein, translating to MTVVDLSAVPTVLIAEADPWTQDLLKQVVLTVRCDAQLDVCGDGQQALAQLSKKHYGLVIADRDLPGVSGLDLLRTVRQRRAVPAQPFILLSARNDSASVREALPLAPTAYLTTPLDIAGLTMRLKGLLLNAGQEISCEAPPLAPGMTLRKFLEQRRASSDGAPLLVDVQSALKSSLAPEGLDLERLEQGVGTDPQITAVMIAAANSAAHHRPSPAQTLAQALQSLGAAQSMNLVLGLTLKRNPQLTDPCLADYAEQQWAVSLRTAHYGRTLAGMLNLDQERCYCAGLLHRLGDLALLRSLEEWQQAGGELDTQAIDASLSEFGAAYGSALRTRWRLPLELRELIAAIYHLGGGVYSREALVMNLAAQVANLESEEGIAQVAGGKTARLLRVGMSQLSQLIDKP from the coding sequence ATGACGGTTGTAGATTTAAGCGCGGTGCCCACTGTATTGATTGCCGAGGCCGACCCCTGGACTCAGGACTTGCTCAAGCAGGTGGTACTGACGGTACGTTGTGATGCCCAGCTGGATGTATGTGGGGATGGTCAGCAAGCGCTCGCGCAGTTGAGCAAAAAACACTACGGACTTGTGATTGCTGATCGTGATTTGCCCGGAGTCAGCGGCCTGGATTTGTTGCGCACTGTGCGTCAGCGCCGGGCTGTTCCAGCGCAGCCTTTTATTTTGCTGAGTGCGCGCAATGACAGCGCCAGTGTGCGCGAAGCATTGCCGCTGGCGCCAACAGCCTACCTGACGACACCGCTGGACATTGCCGGCCTGACCATGCGGCTCAAGGGGCTGCTGCTCAATGCAGGGCAAGAGATTTCGTGCGAAGCACCACCGCTGGCCCCCGGCATGACCCTCAGGAAGTTTCTGGAGCAGCGCCGTGCATCTTCTGATGGTGCACCGCTGCTGGTTGATGTGCAGTCGGCGCTCAAGAGCAGTCTCGCTCCAGAAGGACTGGACCTTGAACGGCTTGAGCAGGGCGTGGGCACTGATCCGCAAATTACCGCTGTCATGATTGCGGCGGCCAACAGCGCTGCACACCATCGCCCCAGCCCTGCCCAGACCCTTGCACAAGCGTTGCAGTCGCTGGGGGCTGCGCAAAGCATGAATCTGGTCCTTGGGCTGACCCTCAAGCGCAACCCGCAACTGACGGACCCTTGCCTGGCCGATTACGCCGAACAGCAGTGGGCTGTGTCACTGCGTACGGCGCACTACGGCCGTACGCTCGCGGGCATGCTCAATCTGGATCAGGAGCGTTGCTATTGTGCCGGGCTGTTGCATCGATTGGGCGATCTGGCCTTGTTGCGCAGTCTTGAGGAGTGGCAGCAGGCCGGTGGTGAGCTGGACACCCAGGCCATTGACGCATCACTGAGCGAATTCGGGGCCGCCTACGGCTCGGCGTTACGCACGCGCTGGCGCTTGCCGCTGGAGTTGCGCGAGTTGATAGCTGCGATTTATCACTTGGGTGGCGGGGTGTATTCGCGCGAAGCGCTGGTGATGAATCTTGCGGCGCAAGTGGCCAATCTGGAGTCAGAAGAAGGGATTGCCCAGGTGGCTGGCGGGAAGACGGCTCGCTTGTTGCGGGTGGGTATGTCGCAGCTTTCGCAGCTGATCGATAAACCGTAG
- the gabD gene encoding NADP-dependent succinate-semialdehyde dehydrogenase, translated as MQLKDAQLFRQQAYIDGAWVDADGGQTIKVNNPATGEIIGTVPKMGAVETRRAIEAADKALPAWRALTAKERANKLRRWFELLIENQDDLGRLMTLEQGKPLAEAKGEIVYAASFIEWFAEEAKRVYGDVIPGHQPDKRLIVIKQPIGVTAAITPWNFPAAMITRKAGPALAAGCTMVIKPASQTPFSALALVELAHRAGIPKGVLSVVTGSAGDIGGELTSNPIVRKLSFTGSTEIGRQLMAECAKDIKKVSLELGGNAPFIVFDDADLDKAVEGAIISKYRNNGQTCVCANRLYIQDSVYDAFAEKLKVAVAKLKIGNGLDEGTTTGPLIDDKAVAKVKEHIADALSKGATLLAGGNSMEGSFFEPTILINVPKNAAVAKEETFGPLAPLFRFKDEAEVIAMANDTEFGLASYFYARDLSRVFRVAEALEYGMVGVNTGLISNEVAPFGGIKASGLGREGSKYGIEDYLEIKYLCLGI; from the coding sequence ATGCAGCTCAAAGACGCACAGTTGTTCCGCCAACAAGCCTATATCGATGGTGCTTGGGTCGATGCGGACGGTGGCCAGACAATCAAGGTCAACAACCCGGCTACCGGTGAAATCATCGGTACAGTGCCAAAAATGGGCGCGGTTGAAACCCGTCGCGCCATTGAAGCCGCTGACAAAGCGTTGCCAGCCTGGCGTGCCCTGACCGCCAAAGAGCGTGCCAACAAGCTGCGTCGCTGGTTTGAGCTGTTGATCGAAAACCAGGACGACCTTGGTCGCCTGATGACCCTGGAACAAGGCAAGCCTCTGGCCGAAGCCAAGGGCGAGATTGTTTACGCCGCTTCGTTCATCGAATGGTTCGCCGAAGAAGCCAAGCGCGTCTATGGCGACGTGATCCCGGGCCATCAGCCAGACAAGCGCCTGATCGTGATCAAGCAACCGATTGGTGTGACCGCTGCAATCACCCCGTGGAACTTCCCGGCGGCCATGATCACCCGTAAAGCGGGCCCGGCTTTGGCTGCTGGCTGCACCATGGTGATCAAGCCTGCTTCGCAAACTCCGTTTTCGGCGCTGGCGCTGGTTGAGCTGGCACACCGTGCCGGCATCCCTAAAGGCGTGCTGAGCGTTGTGACCGGCAGTGCGGGTGACATCGGCGGCGAGCTGACCAGCAACCCGATCGTGCGCAAGCTGTCCTTCACCGGTTCGACCGAAATCGGTCGTCAGCTGATGGCCGAATGCGCCAAGGACATCAAAAAAGTGTCGCTGGAACTGGGCGGCAACGCACCCTTCATCGTGTTTGACGACGCGGACCTGGATAAGGCCGTCGAAGGCGCGATCATTTCCAAATATCGCAACAACGGCCAGACGTGCGTTTGCGCAAACCGCCTGTACATTCAGGATTCGGTCTACGACGCTTTTGCCGAAAAATTGAAAGTGGCCGTGGCCAAGCTCAAGATCGGCAACGGTCTGGACGAAGGCACCACCACAGGTCCCCTGATCGATGACAAGGCCGTGGCCAAGGTCAAAGAACACATTGCTGACGCATTGAGCAAAGGCGCCACCCTGCTGGCCGGTGGCAACAGCATGGAAGGCAGCTTCTTCGAGCCGACCATCCTGATCAACGTGCCGAAAAACGCAGCCGTAGCGAAAGAAGAAACCTTCGGCCCGCTGGCGCCACTGTTCCGCTTCAAAGATGAAGCTGAAGTGATCGCAATGGCCAACGACACCGAGTTCGGTCTGGCATCGTACTTCTATGCCCGCGACTTGAGCCGCGTGTTCCGTGTGGCGGAAGCCTTGGAGTACGGCATGGTGGGTGTGAACACCGGCCTGATCTCCAACGAAGTCGCCCCGTTCGGCGGTATCAAGGCTTCGGGCCTGGGCCGTGAAGGGTCCAAGTACGGCATCGAAGACTACCTGGAAATCAAATATCTCTGCCTGGGCATCTAA
- the desA gene encoding delta-9 fatty acid desaturase DesA, with amino-acid sequence MWYNGFLDLSAWQLVAVTLLMTHVTIIGVTVYLHRYSAHRSLELNGGLKHFFRFWLWLTTAQNTREWTAIHRKHHAKCETVDDPHSPVIKGLSTVLRKGAELYREEAQNPETLRIYGKNCPEDWIERNVYSRYKMLGVAIMLVIDLLLFGAIGLTIWAIQMMWIPVWAAGVVNGLGHAVGYRNFECRDAATNLVPWGIIIGGEELHNNHHTYPNSAKLSVKKWEFDLGWAWIKVFSFLRLAKVQRVAPIAHRVEGKGNLDMDTAMAILNNRFQIMAQYRKLVIAPLVQQELAKVDHSVRHQFRRAKRLLSRETSLLEERHHQRIETMLEHSHSLKVIYEKRLALQQIWVKTSTNGHDMLAAIKEWVHEAEASGIQSLREFAHQLKTYSLRPATV; translated from the coding sequence ATGTGGTACAACGGTTTTCTCGACTTGTCGGCCTGGCAACTGGTGGCAGTCACTCTGTTGATGACCCACGTGACCATTATCGGTGTCACGGTTTATCTACACCGCTACTCAGCCCATCGCTCGCTGGAGCTTAACGGTGGCCTGAAACACTTTTTCCGCTTCTGGCTGTGGCTGACCACGGCGCAGAACACCCGTGAGTGGACAGCCATCCACCGCAAACACCACGCCAAATGCGAAACCGTCGATGACCCGCACAGCCCGGTTATCAAAGGGTTATCGACCGTTTTGCGAAAAGGTGCAGAGCTGTATCGCGAAGAAGCTCAAAATCCTGAAACATTGCGTATTTACGGCAAAAACTGCCCTGAAGACTGGATTGAGCGAAATGTTTACTCGCGTTACAAAATGCTGGGCGTGGCAATCATGCTGGTCATCGACCTGCTGCTGTTCGGTGCCATCGGCCTGACCATCTGGGCCATTCAGATGATGTGGATTCCGGTATGGGCAGCAGGCGTGGTCAACGGCCTGGGCCATGCTGTGGGTTATCGCAACTTTGAATGCCGCGACGCTGCCACCAATCTGGTGCCGTGGGGCATCATCATTGGCGGCGAAGAGCTGCACAACAACCATCACACCTACCCCAATTCGGCCAAGCTGTCGGTCAAGAAGTGGGAGTTCGACCTGGGCTGGGCCTGGATAAAAGTCTTCAGCTTTTTGCGCCTGGCCAAAGTTCAGCGTGTAGCGCCAATTGCCCACCGGGTGGAAGGCAAAGGCAATCTGGACATGGACACCGCGATGGCGATCCTCAACAACCGTTTCCAGATCATGGCCCAGTACCGAAAGCTGGTCATTGCACCGCTGGTTCAGCAAGAGCTGGCCAAGGTCGATCACTCGGTGCGTCACCAGTTCCGTCGCGCCAAGCGCCTGCTTTCACGGGAGACCAGCCTGCTTGAAGAGCGTCATCACCAGCGTATCGAAACGATGCTGGAGCACAGCCACTCGCTCAAAGTGATTTACGAAAAGCGCCTGGCCCTGCAACAGATCTGGGTCAAGACCAGCACCAATGGTCACGACATGCTGGCAGCGATCAAGGAATGGGTACACGAAGCAGAAGCCAGCGGGATTCAGTCGCTGCGCGAATTTGCTCACCAGCTCAAGACCTACTCGCTGCGTCCTGCGACGGTTTAA
- a CDS encoding LytTR family DNA-binding domain-containing protein codes for MNVLIVDDETLAREHLSHLLSTLGGYTLLEPGATNGEEALTLIENLKPDVVLLDIRLPGLDGLQVAAKLCERELPPSVVFCVAPDEFSVQALQDSGVSYVIKPVTAQDLSAALKEAHRPNRIQLAALTRPAAQTGSGPRSHISARTRKGIELIPIDQVIYFIADHKYVTLRHAGGEVLLDEPLKALEDEFGERFVRIHRNALVARDRIERLQRTPLGHFQLFLRGLNGDALIVSRRHVAGVRKMMQQL; via the coding sequence ATGAATGTCCTGATCGTTGATGACGAAACCCTGGCCCGCGAGCATTTGAGCCACTTGCTCAGCACGCTTGGGGGTTACACGTTGCTGGAGCCTGGCGCCACAAATGGCGAAGAGGCACTTACCCTGATCGAAAACCTGAAGCCGGATGTCGTTTTACTGGATATCCGCTTGCCGGGCCTGGACGGGCTGCAGGTTGCAGCCAAATTATGCGAACGCGAGCTACCGCCTTCGGTGGTGTTTTGCGTGGCGCCGGACGAATTCTCCGTGCAGGCCCTGCAGGACAGTGGCGTCAGCTATGTAATCAAGCCGGTCACTGCGCAGGACTTGAGCGCCGCCTTGAAAGAGGCTCACCGGCCCAATCGCATCCAGCTGGCCGCGCTCACCCGGCCTGCCGCGCAAACCGGCAGTGGTCCGCGCAGTCATATCAGTGCCAGAACCCGAAAAGGCATTGAACTGATCCCCATCGACCAAGTGATCTATTTTATAGCCGACCATAAGTACGTGACCTTGCGTCACGCTGGTGGTGAAGTGCTGCTCGATGAGCCACTCAAGGCGCTCGAAGACGAGTTTGGTGAACGCTTTGTGCGAATTCACCGTAATGCATTGGTGGCGCGGGATCGGATCGAACGTTTGCAGCGCACGCCGCTGGGGCACTTCCAGCTGTTCCTTAGAGGGCTCAACGGCGATGCACTGATCGTGAGCCGACGGCATGTGGCGGGTGTACGCAAAATGATGCAGCAGCTGTAG
- a CDS encoding glutathione S-transferase family protein gives MLKLYGFAVSNYYNMVKLALLEKGVPFEEVPFFAGQTPEALAISPRGKVPVLGVEQGYVNETSVILEYIEQTQPGPKLLPVDPFERAQVLALAKEIELYIELPARACYPEAFFGMKVPEAIKEKARIELLEGMASLRRHGKFAPYVAGDTLSVADIYFACSVNLACAVGHKVFGLDLLADMPGAKALLERLEQNPHVQKIGADKEAAMPQFLAWISSKK, from the coding sequence ATGCTCAAGCTTTATGGATTTGCAGTCAGCAACTACTACAACATGGTCAAACTGGCGCTGCTGGAGAAGGGCGTACCGTTTGAGGAAGTGCCGTTTTTCGCGGGTCAAACCCCTGAGGCACTGGCTATCAGCCCCCGTGGCAAAGTCCCGGTGCTGGGGGTTGAGCAAGGTTACGTCAATGAAACCAGTGTGATCCTCGAGTACATCGAACAGACCCAGCCAGGCCCTAAACTGTTGCCGGTTGATCCGTTTGAGCGCGCTCAAGTGCTGGCGCTGGCCAAGGAAATCGAGCTGTACATCGAGCTGCCTGCACGTGCGTGTTACCCCGAAGCATTCTTTGGCATGAAAGTGCCGGAAGCGATCAAGGAAAAAGCGCGCATCGAGCTCTTGGAAGGGATGGCTTCATTGAGGCGTCACGGCAAGTTCGCCCCCTATGTGGCGGGCGACACCCTGAGTGTTGCGGATATTTACTTCGCTTGCAGCGTCAATCTGGCCTGCGCCGTTGGGCACAAGGTGTTTGGCCTGGACCTGTTGGCTGACATGCCGGGCGCCAAAGCGTTGCTGGAGCGGCTGGAGCAAAACCCGCACGTGCAAAAAATTGGCGCTGACAAAGAAGCCGCCATGCCGCAGTTTCTGGCCTGGATCAGTAGCAAGAAATAA
- the gabT gene encoding 4-aminobutyrate--2-oxoglutarate transaminase, with amino-acid sequence MSNKTNASLMKRREAAVPRGVGQIHPIFAESAKNATVTDVEGREFIDFAGGIAVLNTGHLHPKIIAAVQEQLTKLTHTCFQVLAYEPYVELCEKINAKVPGNFDKKTLLVTTGSEAVENAVKIARAATGRAGVIAFTGAYHGRTMMTLGLTGKVVPYSAGMGLMPGGIFRALFPCEMHGVSVDDSIASIERIFKNDAEPKDIAAIIIEPVQGEGGFYVAPKAFMARLRELCDKHGILLIADEVQTGAGRTGTFFAMEQMGVAADLTTFAKSIAGGFPLAGVCGKAEYMDAIAPGGLGGTYAGSPIACAAALAVLEVFEEEHLLDRCKEVGERLVTGLKAIQAKYPVIGDVRALGAMIAVELFEGGDSHKPNAAAVAQVVAKARDKGLILLSCGTYGNVLRVLVPLTSPNEQLDKGLAIIEECFAELA; translated from the coding sequence ATGAGCAACAAGACCAACGCATCCCTGATGAAACGCCGTGAAGCCGCTGTACCGCGCGGTGTTGGCCAGATTCACCCGATCTTCGCCGAATCGGCAAAAAACGCTACCGTCACCGACGTTGAAGGCCGCGAGTTCATCGACTTCGCAGGCGGTATCGCTGTTCTGAACACCGGTCACTTGCACCCGAAAATCATTGCCGCCGTGCAAGAGCAACTGACCAAGCTGACCCACACCTGCTTCCAGGTACTGGCTTACGAGCCGTACGTTGAGCTGTGCGAAAAGATCAACGCCAAGGTGCCGGGTAATTTCGACAAGAAAACCCTGTTGGTCACCACCGGCTCTGAAGCCGTTGAAAACGCCGTGAAAATCGCCCGCGCTGCCACAGGCCGTGCTGGCGTGATCGCTTTCACCGGCGCGTACCACGGTCGCACCATGATGACCCTGGGCCTGACCGGCAAAGTTGTACCGTACTCGGCAGGCATGGGCCTGATGCCAGGCGGCATCTTCCGCGCACTGTTCCCGTGCGAAATGCATGGCGTCTCGGTTGACGATTCCATCGCCAGCATCGAGCGCATCTTCAAAAACGATGCCGAGCCTAAAGACATCGCCGCTATCATCATCGAGCCGGTACAGGGCGAAGGTGGCTTCTACGTGGCGCCGAAGGCATTCATGGCCCGCCTGCGCGAGCTGTGCGACAAGCACGGCATCCTGCTGATTGCTGACGAAGTGCAAACCGGCGCTGGCCGTACTGGCACCTTCTTCGCGATGGAACAGATGGGCGTTGCTGCCGACCTGACCACCTTCGCCAAATCCATCGCTGGCGGCTTCCCGTTGGCCGGTGTATGTGGCAAGGCGGAATATATGGATGCTATCGCTCCAGGCGGTCTGGGCGGCACCTATGCCGGTAGCCCGATTGCTTGCGCAGCTGCGCTGGCAGTGCTTGAAGTGTTTGAAGAAGAACACCTGCTGGATCGCTGCAAAGAAGTTGGCGAGCGTCTGGTCACTGGCCTCAAGGCCATTCAGGCCAAGTACCCGGTGATCGGTGACGTGCGTGCCCTGGGTGCGATGATTGCGGTCGAGCTGTTCGAAGGCGGCGATTCCCACAAGCCAAACGCGGCTGCAGTGGCGCAAGTGGTTGCCAAGGCTCGCGACAAAGGTTTGATCCTGCTGTCGTGCGGCACTTACGGCAACGTGCTGCGTGTGCTGGTTCCACTGACTTCGCCAAACGAGCAGTTGGACAAAGGCCTGGCCATCATCGAAGAGTGCTTCGCTGAACTGGCTTGA